A single region of the Labrus bergylta chromosome 10, fLabBer1.1, whole genome shotgun sequence genome encodes:
- the LOC136180353 gene encoding protein FAM161A-like isoform X2, whose amino-acid sequence MYRSPSLENKELIALYGGDREDFFVGDEDCGIENYDLSSECNEEAKGCRRVRRSLSLEIYGLQREQHVFFSNQEYYRRLEELKSAHLRNMAELERMYISQGRKENDGGVVRGENSEARLSVSGSVRKLQRINSQEELDFHEASSGSDQSEFCGADSMGELELDNPRRSHDWDQPFGREILLSPEELTTQKQFRFQPKASFSNLRENKSRQSGVRVRSNSKVTVPKPFQMMLREEERKRHRVRTRSEVELENTLLRQELEELRECQKQFRASPAPAHINVPLFKVISRRSSQRSYRSRSDNNNSNTDKSNQGSNSSSPQPFHFLERERRKREAKIAAELGKQGPKEERQAFRARPMPSSVYGTRHKADNKTTSRQTPSPAWTQEKDVTESDPNSDMEQDVLHSMSDTDPDSCRAERCPYSKPVKKQLEVSIEMVKEREWSYIDPL is encoded by the exons AACTATGACCTGAGTTCAGAGTGCAATGAGGAGGCAAAAGGGTGCAGGAGGGTTCGCAGGTCTCTGTCCCTGGAAATCTACGGCCTTCAGAGGGAGCAGCATGTGTTCTTCTCCAACCAGGAGTACTACAGACGACTGGAGGAGCTGAAAAGTGCTCACCTGAGGAACATGGCCGAGCTGGAGAGGATGTACATCAGCCAGGGCCGGAAGGAGAACGACGGGGGGGTCGTAAGAGGAGAGAACAGTGAGGCCAGACTGTCAGTAAG CGGCTCAGTGAGGAAACTCCAGAGGATCAActcccaggaggagctggactTCCACGAGGCATCGAGCggttctgaccaatcagaattcTGTGGGGCGGACAGCATGGGGGAACTAGAGCTGGACAATCCAAGAAGATCTCATGACTGGGACCAACCCTTTGGAAG agaGATCCTTCTGAGCCCTGAAGAATTGACAACACAGAAGCAGTTTCGGTTCCAGCCAAAGGCCTCCTTTTCCAATTTGCGGGAAAACAAGTCCCGTCAAAGTGGGGTCAGGGTCCGCTCAAACTCCAAGGTGACCGTGCCCAAACCCTTTCAGATGAtgctgagagaggaggagaggaagaggcaCCGGGTGCGGACTCGTTCTGAGGTCGAGCTAGAGAACACACTGCTAAGACAAGAGTTGGAAGAGCTCAGAGAATGCCAGAAACAGTTCAGGGCATCACCTGCACCAGCACACAtaaatgttcctctcttcaaAGTCATCAGCCGCCGCTCCAGTCAGCGTTCTTACCGAAGCAGAAgtgacaacaataacagcaacacagacaaaagcaaCCAGGGATCGAATTCTTCTTCGCCACAGCCTTTCCATTTCCTAGAaagggagagaagaaagagggaggCGAAGATTGCAGCAGAGCTGGGGAAGCAGGGACCCAAAGAGGAACGGCAGGCGTTCAGGGCTCGGCCCATGCCCAGCTCAGTGTACGGCACCAGACACAAAGCggacaacaaaacaacaagccGCCAGACCCCGTCTCCAGCCTGGACACAGGAGAAGGATGTCACTGAAAGTGATCCAAACTCTGACATGGAGCAAGACGTGCTCCACTCTATGTCAGATACCGATCCTGATTCTTGCAGGGCCGAGAGATGTCCATACTCCAAGCCGGTGAAAAAGCAGTTAGAGGTCTCCATTGAAATGGTTAAAGAAAGGGAGTGGTCGTACATCGACCCGCTATAA
- the LOC136180353 gene encoding protein FAM161A-like isoform X1 codes for MYRSPSLENKELIALYGGDREDFFVGDEDCGIENYDLSSECNEEAKGCRRVRRSLSLEIYGLQREQHVFFSNQEYYRRLEELKSAHLRNMAELERMYISQGRKENDGGVVRGENSEARLSVSSGSVRKLQRINSQEELDFHEASSGSDQSEFCGADSMGELELDNPRRSHDWDQPFGREILLSPEELTTQKQFRFQPKASFSNLRENKSRQSGVRVRSNSKVTVPKPFQMMLREEERKRHRVRTRSEVELENTLLRQELEELRECQKQFRASPAPAHINVPLFKVISRRSSQRSYRSRSDNNNSNTDKSNQGSNSSSPQPFHFLERERRKREAKIAAELGKQGPKEERQAFRARPMPSSVYGTRHKADNKTTSRQTPSPAWTQEKDVTESDPNSDMEQDVLHSMSDTDPDSCRAERCPYSKPVKKQLEVSIEMVKEREWSYIDPL; via the exons AACTATGACCTGAGTTCAGAGTGCAATGAGGAGGCAAAAGGGTGCAGGAGGGTTCGCAGGTCTCTGTCCCTGGAAATCTACGGCCTTCAGAGGGAGCAGCATGTGTTCTTCTCCAACCAGGAGTACTACAGACGACTGGAGGAGCTGAAAAGTGCTCACCTGAGGAACATGGCCGAGCTGGAGAGGATGTACATCAGCCAGGGCCGGAAGGAGAACGACGGGGGGGTCGTAAGAGGAGAGAACAGTGAGGCCAGACTGTCAGTAAG TAGCGGCTCAGTGAGGAAACTCCAGAGGATCAActcccaggaggagctggactTCCACGAGGCATCGAGCggttctgaccaatcagaattcTGTGGGGCGGACAGCATGGGGGAACTAGAGCTGGACAATCCAAGAAGATCTCATGACTGGGACCAACCCTTTGGAAG agaGATCCTTCTGAGCCCTGAAGAATTGACAACACAGAAGCAGTTTCGGTTCCAGCCAAAGGCCTCCTTTTCCAATTTGCGGGAAAACAAGTCCCGTCAAAGTGGGGTCAGGGTCCGCTCAAACTCCAAGGTGACCGTGCCCAAACCCTTTCAGATGAtgctgagagaggaggagaggaagaggcaCCGGGTGCGGACTCGTTCTGAGGTCGAGCTAGAGAACACACTGCTAAGACAAGAGTTGGAAGAGCTCAGAGAATGCCAGAAACAGTTCAGGGCATCACCTGCACCAGCACACAtaaatgttcctctcttcaaAGTCATCAGCCGCCGCTCCAGTCAGCGTTCTTACCGAAGCAGAAgtgacaacaataacagcaacacagacaaaagcaaCCAGGGATCGAATTCTTCTTCGCCACAGCCTTTCCATTTCCTAGAaagggagagaagaaagagggaggCGAAGATTGCAGCAGAGCTGGGGAAGCAGGGACCCAAAGAGGAACGGCAGGCGTTCAGGGCTCGGCCCATGCCCAGCTCAGTGTACGGCACCAGACACAAAGCggacaacaaaacaacaagccGCCAGACCCCGTCTCCAGCCTGGACACAGGAGAAGGATGTCACTGAAAGTGATCCAAACTCTGACATGGAGCAAGACGTGCTCCACTCTATGTCAGATACCGATCCTGATTCTTGCAGGGCCGAGAGATGTCCATACTCCAAGCCGGTGAAAAAGCAGTTAGAGGTCTCCATTGAAATGGTTAAAGAAAGGGAGTGGTCGTACATCGACCCGCTATAA